The region TTAGTATAGGATTCCCTTTCCACATATTGCCAACAGTAGCTCTTCCCTCAAAGAACGCTCGGTATAATCGTACTATGAAGCTGTTGCCCCCATATGTCTAAAATATTAccaatcattattattacataatattattataacaaccattttacttacatattactttaacatttattttttaacttaatgtACCTATTTGGCgcttgagtatttttgttgaatcacttaacatagattgtaattaaaatattttttttaaacactgAAGCTGAAAATGTTGCGACTTCTTCTCTTTGAAGCTAAAtatttccgaagtggtggtaaattctttgacattcataagtgtcattttgacctaagtgaataaatgatgtttctttctttcatttctattgtaaaaatttttaatGAGACTATTTCTCAGCAACACCTATATGAGATTTATTATGATATAACTAGGCTCTTCTAAACAGGCTATAATTTTACAGCAATCTTAAACCGGAAAACTCAACAACATTGTATTGTGACATTTCATTAACAGTTCGTTGATGAATGATGCAGCAGATGGACTTGCAAGGAGGGAATTAGTGACCAAATGGCTGGCCCGTTACCAATCCTGCcgctgcccttcagccaaatgtgTTCATGGATATGCTCTAGGACCCAACtaagtggtttaattgcggaaacagtaGCCACTTTACAATATCCACCACTTTATAATAATGTGACATTTAGATTAGATAACCACTGAACTTCTTGCATGTTCTTCTCACTTGAGGTGAGTCTATGCACCTATGTAGAAAGATGCTCTATGATGTGTGTAGAACAGAAGCTTCATTGCAAGCTGGTGAAACTCACAATGGAgagaacataaaataattcatgtAACAACAGGTGACGGCCCCTTTAACAAGTatctgttcaatataggtgtcaACCACAGACCCCTGTGCAGGGCTTGCAACCCCAACCCTACCACAAAATACAGGCTAACACATCTAGTAACAGAGAATACCCGTGaacatattatctaatatattaccttacatattatatacaaaatcaTATATTGATAATTGGGCATTTCGAAGCGAATATAAGTGGAGCGGACttcaattgatttctgtgttaaattgtttctcggccatctctggaccgattttaaaaaaaattgaactcatagaaagctttcgaaattatCTAGGTTTTTGTCGAGACAGAATTCTGAATTttgacttgattcaattattataattaaatacaaacatgatttacaaattattctaaattagcacgcacatttattaaaaaaagaaaagaaattctcatgtgaccaaataaggcgctaattcttcttgtttaaatatggcgccaaattccaaaacattattttgattgGTTTTGTTaggaatagttttgttttgtttttgtacacaggcTTAATTAACCTcacttcgctcaaatatacgccgcagcaaagcggtacgacgagcgattgCGGAATTCTATTAATAGTTGTAAAGAAAAATGCCTTACAGGTGCCACTTGATTGTATACATCATCCAAGAACATTGATATGGCTTCAGGGGTCATCAAAATTGGATCATCATCGGGtatatgatgatgatgtgtAGTGGAATTGATCACAAGTAAATGTGGCACAGTCAATTCATACATAGCAATAGAATTAGCAAGCTCAGGACTGCCCATCCATCCAAACTGGAATTTTGGATGTAGTTCATGCTTTCTTTTtctgaaaaaagaaaaaataaataatatgatggcATTCATTATTTGATGCTCTTATATATGCACACCatgctttaaaaatatttttatgtatgtatacaatAAGCTAAAGTCCGGCCGCCAAGCATGAagtatttcataattattatgttaaccTTTATTACCTGTCTTTGTTACTTCTGCGTAAATATAATGTGtcttcacaaataaaattttatgaacgattcgggattcgaacccacgacctccggcgttccgtgccggtgctctaaccaactgagctaaccgtttgagtccAATAACcatctcgttataaaattctgtttgctttgttcaactctcaggttgtggcttcatctacaggatctactttacagttgatagcctgctcaaccctaatatttgcatattaggaaattgacttgagatgtcgctcttgtaaatctaaacaatatgttatgtttttaaagtgatacgaccaaatcccgcattgttcataaaattttgtttttcaaattttatttgtgtattaatcctagaagtgagggttatcacttttaaaaattaacatattgtttataatgtGTCTTGCTCATGATATATATAGCTCATAATCAAATAAGATCTAATATAAGTGTATAGTAATACCAAAGAATATAAAgggaacttttttttaatgaaaataatagagacgagatgagcaggacgttcaggtgattgtaattgatacaccctgccttattcggtagatttctcgtgacaggcatcatCATGCTGGCGgaatgatcttgttaccgggaggtctgcttgatgtgcttttttttattattatttccttttatgaaatgctcacataatgcctctatttatttacggtatgtgtggattgatgcatccactatactcaataactcctcttatgtttataagtattaatttacttttattttctttttgtgaCTTACTCGTTTGACGTTcgagtattttgttgcatcactttgcatatattgtaattgaaatgatttgtaaaaatataaaaatgtaaatcttgacttaaaagaatggcaatgagttttgctacttcttctcattacccataatctagctggcatctgGTGCCaattagcctcccactggtaaggaaCGGAAACATAGGGcccatatattttataatttagttaattaattgAGATCTGCCGCTCTACCGTCAGGAAAATTCATCAGTTAACTGATGTTGATACAGCTTGACATGGTAAAGCTATCAGTGACTAGCCATATAATATGACTTCAGTCTATGTTTCTTTCAGAGAAAAATTGAGAGACGTTACATGCTGTTTGCTGCTGAGACTACCGTTTAGTATAAAgttagcacacaagacattaatattataaccttatgagtattatacataatactcaaatattatgaaataaacaaaaaaatgtgcCGTTAGTAGTTGCAGTAGTATCCGTTAGTTATGAATACCTTATTATTTCTTCCACCATATCTTTAAAATCTTTTTCTGTCTGTGTTATTTCATTGAGTTTGTTTTCTGATACCACAGTTATTACCAAGTACTTTTCAATGTCCAAGAGTTCATTAATATTCGATCTTGAAATTTTTGGGTAGAATCCAAATCTCTCCGAATGTACCCATTTGTCCATTGAGACATTCAATGCATTTTTATCTTGCAGGTTTTCTGGTGTTACTGTTAAATTAGAAAAGATATAATACATTACTGATGAAGCACATAATTATGTGTATCTACATCATAATTAGacttaattccagaaaaacattctaaaccacaatcatgtcgaaattgagttaagaacacaaaactggtcacgagATTCAttttaacggactgacaaaaaatgacaGCCCTAACGTCCctatttaaatgacatcatgacttagtagcccaacccacatgtatgaatttcaataatatttattaaactttgaacatgaattccttaaaatgtgatgtgtTTTTCATTTTCAGGGACTAGgccaaatattgataaaatctaTTGTCTGTTTAATGTGGAATTCACTCTAGCGCATTACATCAGAgatacttataaattttaaaaattgtactGTTACCCAATTGCTATAAATTATttctgagaaaaaaaaatcatgttaaTTACAGTGGATCCCCAGTAATACAGCACCTGTCTTATCCAGAATGCTTTAGAAGACTATGGaatgattacattaaatctTTGAGAACTTTAGCGAGTGAATTgtgaagtattttatttattattaaatttataacaaacgGGAAGCTCTCTCATCACTCCATTAGAATACTCTGTGATAGCAAATCGGTATTACAATCCTTTCAAGGTAAGATAATCAATTCCAGCCTATTACTTGAATGCCACTCAGCATTAAATAATGTGGCTGGTAAAAACAACAACCTAACACTTGCTAGAAGGCGGCAGACCAACTTGCTAGAAGGGGTCCTGAGACCTAACCGGTTGCCACATAGTTGGTTCAGGAACCATTTAAATCAAAAGAAAAAAGCACTACATCAACAATACTGGGATAGCCTTGAGGAGTGCAGGCAAGCCAAAGCACCTTTACCTTGCGCCGACTTGCGTTTTACCAGGGAAATCTTACAACTTAATCGGTGtcgactaagattaatattatgtgcggcCACAGATCACTGCAATTTTAACAGGCATCTCTTTAATTTAGGTGTCACTGACAGCCCTCTATGCAGAGGTTGCCTAGGGGCAGAGAAAACAGCAGCTCACATTCTGCTGGAATGCAGtgaggtggcaaactacagggcgaagcacctggggtcaccaggcgctcttcgggaggagcttggctggttggagtagcctctaccaccctcgcacgcaaaataggcgcatatggaCGTCGAGTTGTGGAAAgcgcccgtatgaagaagaagaacGGGAAgctctattgtttttttttactaaattcatacatattattatgtagttcaaataaaaaaaatcagaactAATTGTCTGTTCTCAAATCTATGTGGGGTCTGTGTTAGTCTCTATAATCTGATCCAATTAAGTGTAATTAAAACTGTATGCTTTTTCATAATTAAAGCAGTTATtcttgtgtaatatttattccaGAGGTAGACAGAGAGAGACGGACTTTGCAATATTGGCTATCTGATTTTAAGcatctttttttattactacaaaatataattttcttaatcaAAATGTATCTCTTCTGATAGAACCAGCCACACTTGGATATGAAAATACCTGGTTTCAAGAGATGTGTTGTCAGCATTTCAGGTGAGGTCATTCTCTAAGCCTGCAAGTCCCTAACTCATATTGGTTCGAGAATACTGCTGCCAGTatcataaaaattacatttaaatactacaTTTTTATGTTGATACCTTCAAAGTAGTATATGTCATCTTCTTTGTAAACAAACACACTAGTCTCATTAGGTGGTTTCAGTTCATTTTTCACTAATTCATGAGACATAGAATAAAACCAGTTATGTGGCTGATATTTCATAGCTTGAATGCTGTAAGTTTCCTAAAAGTaaggttttattttaaagt is a window of Leptidea sinapis chromosome 26, ilLepSina1.1, whole genome shotgun sequence DNA encoding:
- the LOC126972465 gene encoding protein disulfide-isomerase TMX3-like isoform X2, with the translated sequence MFLGRNSVFSSKVLELSDKFIDISKDGMWFVKFYAPWCAYCSRLEPVWAHVAQGLYSTPIKVAKVDCTRFPAVATHFQVRAYPTIMFIKGSNMHIYNGERVKEDMVNYAMRMAQPPIQKVSYADSIGNLKEIHEIFFGYIGEHHGILWETYSIQAMKYQPHNWFYSMSHELVKNELKPPNETSVFVYKEDDIYYFEVTPENLQDKNALNVSMDKWVHSERFGFYPKISRSNINELLDIEKYLVITVVSENKLNEITQTEKDFKDMVEEIIRKRKHELHPKFQFGWMGSPELANSIAMYELTVPHLLVINSTTHHHHIPDDDPILMTPEAISMFLDDVYNQVAPTYGGNSFIVRLYRAFFEGRATVGNMWKGNPILTTLVFGLPLGFLSLLCYSICCADILDADEEEISESHEKKD
- the LOC126972465 gene encoding protein disulfide-isomerase TMX3-like isoform X1, with protein sequence MNFSAVLLLLTFWGRNSVFSSKVLELSDKFIDISKDGMWFVKFYAPWCAYCSRLEPVWAHVAQGLYSTPIKVAKVDCTRFPAVATHFQVRAYPTIMFIKGSNMHIYNGERVKEDMVNYAMRMAQPPIQKVSYADSIGNLKEIHEIFFGYIGEHHGILWETYSIQAMKYQPHNWFYSMSHELVKNELKPPNETSVFVYKEDDIYYFEVTPENLQDKNALNVSMDKWVHSERFGFYPKISRSNINELLDIEKYLVITVVSENKLNEITQTEKDFKDMVEEIIRKRKHELHPKFQFGWMGSPELANSIAMYELTVPHLLVINSTTHHHHIPDDDPILMTPEAISMFLDDVYNQVAPTYGGNSFIVRLYRAFFEGRATVGNMWKGNPILTTLVFGLPLGFLSLLCYSICCADILDADEEEISESHEKKD